The following are from one region of the Hymenobacter radiodurans genome:
- the miaA gene encoding tRNA (adenosine(37)-N6)-dimethylallyltransferase MiaA, translating to MPDSSLKKAPQRPLLLVVAGPTAVGKTALCVRLAQRLETVVVSADSRQFFRELSIGTAKPTSAEMQDVPHYFIDSHSITEEYNAGRFEVDCLALLEQLFQDHAIVILTGGSGLYLQAVTEGFDVMPPIEPEVRTGLQQELAAHGLEPLVAELLATDPITYARLDRQNPQRVLRALEVTRGTGQPFSSFHAQKNAPSARLTH from the coding sequence ATGCCTGATTCTTCGTTAAAAAAAGCCCCCCAGCGCCCGCTACTGCTGGTAGTAGCCGGGCCTACGGCCGTTGGCAAAACGGCGTTATGCGTTCGATTGGCCCAACGCCTAGAAACCGTTGTAGTATCTGCCGACTCGCGGCAGTTTTTTCGGGAGCTAAGTATTGGCACGGCCAAACCTACCTCCGCTGAAATGCAGGACGTGCCGCACTATTTTATTGATTCGCATTCTATTACGGAAGAATATAATGCGGGCCGCTTTGAGGTAGATTGTTTGGCACTACTAGAACAACTATTTCAGGATCACGCCATTGTAATCCTGACGGGCGGCTCAGGCTTATACCTGCAGGCAGTGACGGAAGGCTTTGACGTGATGCCACCCATTGAGCCAGAGGTGCGGACAGGCTTGCAGCAGGAACTCGCTGCGCACGGCCTAGAGCCGCTGGTAGCCGAGTTGCTGGCTACTGACCCCATTACCTATGCCCGCCTCGATCGCCAAAATCCGCAACGGGTACTACGCGCCCTCGAAGTAACACGCGGCACGGGTCAGCCATTTTCAAGCTTTCATGCGCAAAAAAATGCCCCCAGCGCCCGTTTGACTCACTAA
- a CDS encoding glycosyltransferase yields the protein MRPLLFAVTTDLNYDQRMQRICGSLAVHGYAVLLIGREWPDSQPLSPKPYKQHRLRCVFKKGKLFYLEYNLKLFLYLIQQQAAVWCAIDLDTALPMWLRARLSGQPFVYDAHELFTEVPEVVGRPVTKRIWQLVEKFIVPRAALAYTVGPALAQWFVQQYGQPFAVVRNVSCLETAELPPTPTAAPTEGYILYQGVLNEGRGLEALLDAMPQVTARLIICGEGDLSVSLRERARKLGLLASGQVEFRGFVLPTELRQITRQASLGIMLLENRGMSYYYSLANKFFDYLHAGVPQLIVDFPEYRRLNDLYDVAEVVELTPDAIATAINRLLRDEPARYHQLASNCRRARLELNWQHEEQTLLALYATLLQPAPIPA from the coding sequence ATGCGTCCTTTGCTCTTTGCGGTCACCACCGATTTGAACTATGATCAGCGCATGCAGCGAATTTGCGGTAGCTTGGCTGTTCATGGCTACGCAGTGCTGTTAATTGGGCGCGAATGGCCCGATTCCCAGCCGCTTAGCCCTAAGCCATACAAGCAGCATCGATTACGGTGTGTATTTAAAAAAGGCAAGTTATTCTATTTAGAATATAACTTAAAATTGTTTTTGTATTTAATTCAGCAACAAGCGGCCGTGTGGTGTGCCATCGACTTAGACACAGCCCTCCCTATGTGGCTGCGCGCTAGGTTGAGTGGCCAGCCATTTGTGTATGATGCGCATGAATTGTTCACGGAAGTACCTGAGGTTGTGGGCCGTCCGGTTACAAAACGCATTTGGCAACTGGTAGAAAAATTTATTGTACCCCGGGCTGCCTTAGCATACACAGTAGGGCCGGCGCTGGCGCAATGGTTTGTGCAACAATACGGCCAACCGTTCGCGGTAGTACGCAACGTGAGTTGCCTGGAAACGGCAGAATTGCCCCCCACGCCTACCGCAGCACCCACCGAGGGGTATATTCTCTATCAGGGCGTGCTGAATGAGGGTCGCGGCTTGGAAGCACTGCTTGATGCCATGCCCCAAGTGACGGCGCGCTTGATCATCTGCGGCGAAGGCGACTTGTCCGTTTCGCTGCGGGAGAGGGCCCGGAAATTAGGGCTGCTGGCCAGCGGACAGGTTGAATTTCGGGGGTTTGTATTGCCGACTGAGCTACGCCAAATCACGCGGCAGGCGTCGCTGGGTATTATGCTGCTCGAAAATCGTGGGATGAGCTACTATTATTCACTGGCCAACAAGTTTTTCGATTATCTGCACGCCGGCGTACCACAGCTCATTGTGGACTTTCCCGAATACCGACGCCTCAATGACCTGTATGATGTAGCAGAGGTGGTGGAGCTAACGCCCGACGCCATAGCCACGGCCATCAATCGGCTGCTTCGCGATGAGCCGGCGCGCTATCATCAACTAGCTTCCAACTGCCGTCGGGCCCGCCTTGAACTGAATTGGCAGCATGAGGAACAAACCCTGCTGGCGCTCTACGCTACCTTACTACAACCGGCACCTATCCCGGCCTGA
- a CDS encoding PAS domain S-box protein → MPIRASSSLPPSALGALPAQPDFYRTLFDDAYDGLLLYDEQGRLVDCNQTALRMLGTTRPMLLASGLMAFAMPPADERQDHWLSELMLREAVLLTARTGERFSKWWHGRRTDHVMVDGWVTLHRVQMPVGLRVQLTLRDVTKGRRRHEAGEQRQQADRTQQQLRDVLSRTDLSYVLVNREGVIQDVNDFFLNFTEYSRAELLGKNYFDLFPPASDQELSRQSFLQNIKEESVADACEFPLVTKLGQTRLVHWHVEFARDFDQNVTGAFFVGRDHTDRQVAARALTDNRNRLQDFLDNAHDLIQNLSIDNRFLFVNKAWKEKLGYTDDDLTQLTLNEVVHPYYKAKLLYQLRNLYKGEKVNKLETVFLTKTGKPVHLIGSISCSWQDNEPVSTRAILHDITDRIKAERLQKVYYSIANLAISSKDLNSLYGAIHRELSKIIETNNFYIALCDDARTTLQFAYFVDQNSQGSRGMGARPFSTGVSEYIIQTGRPQFLLKHELHELIADGTITAFGLMPEVMLCSPLSIGERIIGVIAVQDYHKADAYATTDIEILHFISNQVALAIERKRNEEMINKQNARLNAIFESGSHLMWSVDMHSRLTSFNRNYAAYFLRRNGVYPALNVNLWQADMAMMDEEAHDIFQENYKKAFQGLAQRFEVRLRDARGQDTWREIYLNPIYLDDGSFEEISGMAHDITATKSSQLELAAQEEKFRAIFESFQDIYYRTDDQGIITIVSPSVYEVLGYKPEEVLGKRIVDYYVNPVDRDRLLTEVATNGSLRNFPATLRHKDGHGVPLLINARAVSGALSGTEGIARDITELKQTQDKLSHAKEEAESALEAKTQFLANMSHELRTPMNGIIGMIDLLHQTVSSEEQEDYVDTLRKSSDALLAILNDILDLSKIQAGKLQLSESGIDLHYTLDKLHSLFSNRAAQKDLQFSYHITPHTPRFIHTDETRLLQVLSNLTSNAIKFTSQGLVNIQVSSVSTDGDNHTLRFAVQDSGIGISAENEKLLFTNFTQLDTTPTKSFGGTGLGLAISKQLAELLGAKLALFPMKASVVLSGLRFSAAWRATRTRFCRSALRLASGRRKFRTSKMPPSATS, encoded by the coding sequence ATGCCTATTCGCGCCTCATCATCGCTTCCCCCTTCCGCGCTCGGAGCCCTTCCGGCTCAGCCGGACTTCTACCGCACCCTATTCGACGACGCGTATGATGGATTATTACTTTACGATGAGCAGGGCCGATTGGTAGACTGCAACCAGACAGCTCTACGCATGCTGGGCACAACGCGGCCTATGTTGTTAGCTTCGGGCCTGATGGCTTTTGCCATGCCTCCCGCCGACGAGCGTCAGGATCATTGGCTTTCGGAGTTGATGCTTCGCGAAGCCGTGTTGCTTACTGCCCGTACCGGTGAAAGGTTCTCAAAGTGGTGGCATGGACGGCGCACCGATCATGTCATGGTGGATGGTTGGGTAACGCTTCATCGCGTGCAGATGCCCGTAGGCCTGCGCGTACAGCTCACCCTACGCGATGTAACCAAAGGGCGCCGCCGCCACGAGGCGGGCGAGCAGCGTCAGCAGGCAGATCGGACCCAGCAGCAGTTGCGTGATGTACTCAGCCGAACTGACCTGTCGTATGTGCTGGTGAATCGTGAAGGCGTAATACAGGATGTAAACGACTTCTTTCTCAACTTCACCGAATACTCGCGGGCCGAACTGCTAGGAAAAAACTATTTCGATCTGTTCCCGCCTGCCTCCGATCAGGAGTTGAGTCGACAGTCATTCCTGCAAAATATTAAAGAGGAGAGCGTTGCAGATGCCTGCGAATTTCCGCTGGTAACCAAACTGGGCCAGACGCGACTGGTGCACTGGCATGTTGAGTTTGCCCGCGACTTTGATCAAAACGTTACAGGAGCATTTTTCGTGGGTCGGGACCATACCGACCGCCAAGTTGCTGCCCGCGCCCTTACCGACAACCGCAATCGTCTCCAGGATTTCCTCGACAATGCACACGATCTGATTCAGAACCTGAGCATTGACAACCGCTTCCTGTTCGTGAATAAGGCCTGGAAAGAAAAGCTAGGCTACACCGACGATGATCTTACACAGCTGACTCTCAATGAGGTAGTGCATCCCTACTACAAAGCGAAGCTGCTCTATCAGCTGCGTAATCTGTATAAGGGTGAGAAGGTGAATAAGCTCGAAACCGTTTTTCTGACCAAAACAGGTAAGCCAGTTCACCTGATTGGGAGCATCTCCTGCTCCTGGCAGGATAATGAGCCGGTTTCGACCCGCGCTATTCTGCATGATATTACGGATCGTATCAAAGCAGAGCGACTCCAGAAAGTATATTATAGTATTGCTAACCTGGCGATTAGCTCTAAAGATTTGAACTCGCTCTATGGGGCGATTCATCGGGAGCTAAGCAAGATTATCGAAACCAATAACTTTTATATTGCCCTCTGCGACGATGCCCGCACCACGCTGCAGTTTGCGTATTTCGTTGATCAGAACTCGCAGGGAAGCAGAGGGATGGGCGCGCGACCCTTCTCCACGGGCGTCTCGGAATACATTATTCAAACGGGACGGCCGCAGTTTTTGCTGAAGCATGAGCTACACGAGCTGATTGCAGACGGTACCATCACTGCCTTTGGCCTGATGCCGGAGGTAATGCTGTGCTCCCCACTGAGTATTGGGGAGCGCATCATCGGCGTAATTGCCGTGCAGGATTATCACAAAGCCGACGCTTACGCCACCACCGATATTGAGATTCTGCACTTCATTTCCAACCAGGTAGCCCTGGCCATTGAGCGCAAGCGCAATGAGGAGATGATCAATAAGCAGAACGCGCGTCTGAACGCCATTTTCGAAAGCGGCTCCCACCTGATGTGGTCCGTGGATATGCATTCGCGCCTCACGTCATTCAACCGTAACTACGCCGCTTATTTCCTGCGGCGCAACGGCGTATATCCCGCTCTGAATGTGAACCTCTGGCAGGCTGATATGGCCATGATGGATGAGGAGGCGCACGATATTTTTCAGGAAAACTACAAGAAAGCATTCCAAGGCTTGGCGCAACGATTTGAAGTGCGCCTGCGCGACGCTCGGGGTCAGGATACGTGGCGGGAAATCTACCTCAATCCCATTTACCTCGACGACGGCTCCTTCGAGGAGATTTCGGGCATGGCCCACGATATCACGGCGACGAAGAGCTCGCAGCTGGAGCTGGCGGCTCAGGAAGAGAAATTCCGGGCCATCTTCGAGTCTTTCCAAGACATTTATTATCGTACTGACGACCAAGGGATTATCACGATTGTGAGTCCTTCGGTATACGAGGTATTGGGATATAAGCCGGAGGAAGTGCTGGGTAAGCGCATCGTGGACTATTACGTCAACCCCGTTGACCGTGACCGACTTCTAACGGAAGTGGCTACGAATGGGTCCCTGCGCAACTTTCCTGCTACCCTACGCCATAAAGATGGCCATGGCGTGCCGCTGCTCATTAATGCTCGCGCTGTATCAGGAGCACTGAGTGGGACTGAAGGCATTGCCCGTGACATTACGGAGCTGAAGCAAACCCAGGACAAACTCAGTCACGCCAAGGAGGAAGCTGAAAGTGCGCTGGAGGCTAAAACTCAGTTCCTGGCCAATATGAGCCATGAGCTGCGGACGCCTATGAACGGCATCATCGGTATGATTGATTTGCTGCACCAGACGGTGTCAAGTGAGGAGCAGGAAGACTATGTAGATACACTCCGCAAATCGTCGGATGCACTATTGGCTATTCTAAACGACATCCTAGACTTGTCGAAGATTCAGGCTGGTAAGCTTCAGCTGAGCGAGTCAGGTATTGATCTGCATTACACGCTCGATAAGCTGCATTCGCTGTTCTCCAATCGAGCGGCTCAAAAAGACTTGCAATTTAGCTACCATATAACGCCCCACACGCCGCGCTTCATCCACACCGATGAAACGCGTCTGCTGCAAGTGCTTTCCAACCTGACTTCCAATGCCATTAAGTTTACCTCCCAAGGCTTGGTGAATATTCAAGTGTCATCAGTTTCGACTGATGGGGATAATCACACCTTGCGCTTTGCGGTGCAGGACTCGGGCATCGGTATTTCAGCGGAGAATGAGAAGCTGCTCTTTACCAATTTCACGCAGCTTGATACCACGCCGACTAAGTCATTTGGCGGTACGGGCTTGGGCCTAGCCATCAGCAAGCAACTTGCTGAGCTGCTGGGGGCGAAATTGGCGTTATTTCCAATGAAGGCGTCGGTAGTACTTTCTGGTTTACGATTCAGTGCAGCGTGGCGCGCAACGAGGACGAGATTCTGCAGGAGCGCATTACGGCTCGCGAGCGGACGCAGGAAGTTTCGCACTTCGAAAATGCCCCCAAGTGCTACTAGTTGA
- a CDS encoding response regulator, whose translation MLLVDDNPINQKVAVRLLDRLGCKIDVASDGFEAISKATNPKATYDIIFMDIQMPEMDGVTAMNEIRRRLGKKTPPVVAMTAYSMKEDAERFVQEGMDDYVSKPVKTQDLYAVLRRWTTITMEPATTPRLMGTDTPVQEPEPVPVPAPEPVAEPLPEETANSIDTAVLEQLRQLGGSEFAAQLYNDFEREVSQLLEEATALVKAKEYTLILPHLHQLKGTGFTLGINQLAECAKSLEHTIKEGKFTGIEKRFSSLLRYFREFVATYPEVTQAV comes from the coding sequence GTGCTACTAGTTGATGATAATCCCATCAACCAGAAGGTAGCCGTGCGCCTGCTCGACCGGTTGGGCTGCAAGATTGACGTGGCAAGCGACGGATTCGAAGCCATCAGCAAAGCCACCAATCCGAAGGCAACCTACGATATCATCTTCATGGACATTCAGATGCCGGAGATGGATGGCGTGACGGCTATGAACGAAATTCGGCGGCGCCTAGGCAAAAAAACGCCCCCCGTAGTAGCCATGACAGCATATTCCATGAAGGAAGATGCTGAGCGCTTTGTGCAGGAAGGCATGGATGATTACGTGTCGAAGCCCGTCAAGACCCAGGACCTCTATGCGGTGTTGCGGCGCTGGACTACCATCACAATGGAGCCTGCCACCACTCCGCGCCTTATGGGAACGGACACTCCTGTGCAAGAACCCGAACCAGTGCCAGTGCCTGCACCTGAACCAGTTGCGGAACCTCTGCCCGAAGAAACCGCTAACAGCATTGATACTGCTGTGCTGGAGCAACTTCGGCAGCTGGGAGGAAGTGAATTTGCTGCACAACTATACAACGACTTTGAGCGCGAGGTGAGCCAATTATTGGAAGAGGCCACGGCATTGGTCAAGGCAAAAGAATACACTTTGATCCTGCCTCATTTACATCAACTCAAAGGCACAGGCTTTACACTAGGCATTAATCAGTTGGCCGAATGTGCTAAGAGTCTGGAACATACCATTAAAGAAGGTAAGTTTACTGGCATTGAGAAGCGTTTTTCCTCCTTGTTGCGTTACTTTAGGGAGTTCGTTGCCACTTACCCTGAAGTCACCCAAGCAGTATAA
- a CDS encoding response regulator has translation MAESKTILIAEDSSVILNLTKKILELQKYHILSAKNGNEVIKQMESQPIDCVLMDINIPVKDGMECTREIRRSSNPQVAQVPIIAITGNANNYSMEQFREAGITDYLPKPLDFDALVRVVKQYVG, from the coding sequence ATGGCCGAGTCCAAAACGATTCTGATTGCGGAGGATAGCTCCGTTATTCTGAACCTGACAAAAAAAATTCTGGAACTGCAGAAATACCACATCCTTTCGGCCAAAAATGGGAATGAGGTCATCAAGCAGATGGAAAGCCAGCCCATCGACTGCGTATTGATGGACATCAACATTCCGGTGAAAGATGGTATGGAATGCACCCGCGAAATTCGCCGCAGCTCGAACCCGCAAGTTGCTCAGGTGCCTATTATTGCCATCACTGGTAATGCAAACAACTACTCTATGGAGCAGTTTCGCGAAGCTGGCATTACCGACTATCTGCCTAAGCCTCTTGACTTTGATGCCTTGGTGCGCGTCGTAAAGCAGTACGTAGGATAA
- a CDS encoding aspartate aminotransferase family protein, which translates to MLTPRQLFLRHQAQTSDSPLLLEIERAEGVYMYGPDGRRYLDLISGIGVSNVGHRHPKVIQAIQYQLDKYLHLMVYGELVQAPPAELAHALTQTLPAHLDAVYFTNSGTEAVEGALKLAKRHTGRTELISCHRAYHGSTHGALSVTGSEGFKRSYRPLLPDVRHIEFNDFSDLQHITERTAAVIIETVQGEAGVRVPENNYLQALRKRCLYTGTLLILDEIQCGFGRTGSFWAFEQFGIWPDILLCAKGMGGGMPIGAFIAPQSIMAGLRSNPVLGHCTTFGGHPVSCAASLATLRVILEEKLLAGVAEKAARFRRLLVHPAIRDVRGQGLLMAVEFDSYDVLKPIIDRALEHEGILTDWFLFCDNSLRLAPPLTITDGEIDEACAALLRAINYVTGH; encoded by the coding sequence ATGCTTACCCCTCGTCAACTCTTTCTGCGGCATCAAGCCCAAACATCCGACTCTCCATTACTGCTGGAAATAGAGCGGGCCGAAGGCGTGTACATGTACGGGCCTGATGGTCGGCGCTATCTAGATTTGATTTCGGGTATTGGCGTAAGCAACGTGGGCCATCGTCACCCAAAGGTTATTCAAGCTATTCAATATCAGCTTGATAAATACTTGCATCTGATGGTATACGGCGAATTGGTGCAGGCCCCACCGGCCGAGTTGGCGCACGCCCTGACCCAAACTCTGCCTGCTCACCTCGATGCTGTTTACTTTACTAATTCGGGCACCGAAGCGGTCGAAGGTGCACTCAAGCTAGCAAAGCGCCACACCGGCCGCACGGAGCTTATTTCCTGCCATCGTGCCTACCATGGCTCCACTCACGGCGCATTGTCCGTCACCGGCTCCGAAGGATTTAAGCGCAGCTACCGCCCCCTACTGCCCGATGTTCGCCACATAGAGTTCAACGATTTCTCTGACCTGCAGCATATTACGGAGCGTACGGCAGCCGTTATTATCGAGACAGTGCAGGGTGAGGCGGGCGTACGAGTGCCAGAGAACAATTATCTACAAGCCCTCCGGAAGCGCTGCCTCTATACCGGCACACTTCTTATTCTAGACGAGATTCAGTGCGGTTTTGGACGCACCGGCTCATTTTGGGCGTTCGAGCAGTTCGGGATATGGCCCGATATTCTGCTTTGCGCCAAAGGGATGGGCGGCGGCATGCCTATCGGGGCATTCATTGCCCCCCAGTCTATTATGGCAGGCCTTCGCAGCAATCCAGTGCTGGGGCATTGCACTACTTTTGGGGGGCACCCAGTGTCCTGCGCGGCTTCTTTGGCTACGTTGCGCGTTATTTTGGAAGAAAAACTGTTAGCAGGTGTAGCTGAAAAAGCGGCTCGGTTCCGCCGTCTGCTTGTGCACCCAGCTATCAGGGATGTACGTGGGCAGGGCTTGCTCATGGCCGTCGAGTTCGACTCTTACGATGTTCTCAAGCCCATCATCGACCGTGCCCTGGAACATGAGGGAATACTGACTGACTGGTTTTTATTCTGTGACAACTCTCTTCGCCTCGCTCCACCACTCACCATTACTGACGGTGAAATTGATGAAGCCTGCGCGGCTCTTTTGCGAGCCATAAACTACGTAACCGGTCACTAA
- a CDS encoding RNA polymerase sigma factor yields MEDQEILLKFQDPASRNLAFNQLVRKYQQKVYWHVRKMVVDHNDADDLTQDTFVKVWKHLGNFRQDASLYTWIYRIATNECLSFLQSKRRKFFLPLNDVGAELAAKIEADPLLAGDEIERKLQKAILRLPDKQRLVFNLKYYDEMTYEQMADVTGTSVGALKASYHHAVKKIEQYVTEESSAD; encoded by the coding sequence TTGGAAGACCAAGAAATCCTCCTCAAATTCCAAGATCCTGCCAGCCGCAACCTGGCTTTCAATCAGTTGGTGCGCAAGTATCAGCAGAAGGTGTACTGGCACGTGCGCAAGATGGTGGTGGACCACAACGATGCCGATGACCTCACCCAAGACACCTTTGTGAAGGTGTGGAAGCACCTGGGCAATTTTCGTCAGGACGCGTCGCTTTACACCTGGATTTACCGGATTGCCACCAATGAGTGCCTGAGCTTTTTGCAAAGCAAACGCCGCAAGTTTTTCCTGCCCCTGAATGATGTGGGGGCCGAATTAGCGGCCAAAATAGAAGCCGACCCGCTGCTGGCCGGCGATGAGATAGAGCGCAAGCTGCAGAAAGCCATCCTTCGCCTCCCCGACAAACAGCGGCTGGTGTTCAACCTCAAGTACTACGACGAGATGACTTATGAGCAGATGGCCGACGTGACGGGCACGTCGGTGGGGGCGCTGAAAGCCTCCTATCACCATGCTGTGAAAAAGATTGAGCAATACGTAACCGAAGAATCTTCCGCCGATTAA
- a CDS encoding RDD family protein, whose product MIPDKSVNVGTRLGSMLIDHFFMIFICMAFSLPLMIKQFSEAFTISHEPQKFGDFTGPLFQLSLLGFALYFCKDCINGRSIAKRILKLQVVNNKTLKVASPLRCFLRDIFIIIWPIEVVVALINPSRRIGDLIAGTKVIAYDSVSVQKELNFTQVVISVALSFGLISLLISPIYLLMPAPHKVEYIETSYNSVASKALEKLYTDSLSENLEADVKVYDKIKNSNLKYISVIYKLKENYLEDESKEEKIKKLTMSHLYSMYPENEFTGQAQYIYKTDGSMQNNTNYIGVQNASSSN is encoded by the coding sequence ATGATACCTGATAAGAGTGTCAATGTAGGCACAAGACTTGGCTCAATGCTTATAGATCATTTCTTTATGATATTTATATGCATGGCTTTTTCTTTGCCTTTGATGATAAAGCAATTTTCAGAGGCTTTTACCATCTCTCATGAGCCTCAGAAGTTTGGTGACTTTACGGGCCCTCTATTTCAACTATCTCTTTTAGGGTTTGCATTGTATTTCTGTAAAGATTGTATCAACGGAAGAAGCATAGCAAAACGCATTTTGAAACTACAAGTAGTTAATAATAAAACACTGAAAGTAGCTTCGCCTTTGCGTTGCTTTTTAAGGGATATATTTATTATTATATGGCCAATTGAGGTAGTTGTTGCACTTATAAACCCAAGTAGACGGATTGGTGACTTGATTGCAGGGACAAAAGTTATTGCTTATGATTCAGTTAGTGTACAGAAAGAATTAAATTTTACTCAAGTTGTAATTTCAGTTGCGCTCTCATTTGGGCTTATATCTTTGCTTATTTCGCCAATCTATTTATTGATGCCTGCACCTCATAAAGTAGAATATATTGAAACATCCTATAATAGTGTCGCAAGCAAAGCACTCGAAAAGCTTTATACTGATAGCCTTAGTGAAAATTTAGAAGCAGACGTTAAAGTATATGACAAAATAAAAAACAGTAATCTAAAATATATTTCTGTGATATATAAGCTCAAGGAAAACTATCTAGAAGATGAAAGCAAGGAGGAGAAAATAAAAAAATTAACTATGAGTCATCTATATTCAATGTATCCTGAAAATGAGTTTACTGGACAAGCTCAATATATTTATAAAACTGATGGTAGTATGCAGAATAATACTAATTATATAGGTGTACAGAATGCGAGTTCTAGTAATTGA
- a CDS encoding DUF481 domain-containing protein: protein MHLLALLLVLLACSVQAQDLPPDTTLIVYTGQLTGAYSAGGVNRTLLSTAHTATFTRGEHIGLPLSGSFIYGKQDRLLKEREFLLNATPYYRFGRFRFYGIGGFESSNLRGIDRRVQLGAGPGWAFYSDSLGREISVSNLIIRESTNFQDGTERVTARNSARLKVAYSRSIVTLSALTYYQPSLSDFGDYRFSNLTTIALKLSRRLAANFTYNYTHESRVIEGRFNDNTNLTVGLSYATNK, encoded by the coding sequence ATGCACCTTTTAGCCTTACTTCTCGTGTTGCTTGCTTGTTCCGTGCAGGCCCAGGATTTGCCCCCCGACACGACGCTTATCGTATATACCGGCCAGTTGACGGGTGCTTACAGTGCAGGTGGCGTGAACCGCACCCTACTATCTACTGCCCACACCGCCACTTTCACCCGCGGCGAGCATATTGGTCTGCCCTTAAGTGGAAGCTTTATTTATGGCAAGCAGGACCGCCTACTCAAGGAAAGGGAGTTTCTGCTGAACGCGACGCCTTATTACCGCTTCGGGCGTTTCCGCTTCTATGGCATCGGTGGCTTCGAGAGTAGCAACCTGCGTGGCATCGACCGCCGGGTGCAGCTGGGCGCTGGGCCGGGCTGGGCCTTCTACTCCGATTCGCTGGGGCGTGAAATATCGGTGAGTAATCTTATTATCCGCGAGTCGACCAATTTTCAGGATGGTACGGAGCGCGTTACGGCCCGCAATTCCGCTCGGCTGAAGGTAGCTTACTCACGTAGCATCGTTACCCTGAGCGCGCTCACTTACTATCAGCCTTCCCTCAGCGATTTTGGTGATTATCGCTTTAGCAACTTAACAACCATTGCTCTAAAGCTTTCGCGTCGCTTAGCCGCTAACTTTACTTATAACTACACCCACGAAAGCAGAGTGATTGAAGGCCGCTTTAATGATAATACGAACTTAACAGTAGGGCTTTCTTACGCTACGAATAAGTAG
- a CDS encoding transketolase family protein, whose product MKEFPYSESKDTRSGFGAGLHELGKTNENVVALCADLTGSLKMDAFKKDFPERFFQVGIAEANMMSMAAGMTIGGKIPFTGTFANFSTGRVYDQIRQSIAYSGKNVKICASHAGVTLGEDGATHQILEDLGMMRMLPHMTVINPCDFNQTKAATIAIADHEGPVYLRFGRPVVPNFTPADQQFEIGKAVMLNEGTDVSIFATGHLVWKAILAGKLLAEKGIDAEIINIHTIKPLDAAAILQSARKTRCVVSAEEHQMNGGLGDSIAQLLAREEPLPLEMVAVNDSFGESGTPDQLMEKYGLMENDIVAAVERVMARKK is encoded by the coding sequence ATGAAAGAATTCCCCTACTCCGAATCCAAAGACACGCGCTCAGGCTTTGGCGCTGGCCTGCATGAGCTTGGCAAAACCAACGAAAACGTAGTAGCCTTGTGCGCTGACCTCACGGGTTCGCTCAAAATGGATGCGTTTAAGAAAGATTTTCCCGAGCGCTTTTTCCAGGTAGGGATTGCCGAAGCCAACATGATGAGCATGGCTGCTGGCATGACTATAGGGGGCAAAATTCCGTTTACGGGCACCTTCGCCAACTTCAGTACCGGCCGCGTCTACGACCAGATTCGGCAGAGCATTGCCTACTCGGGCAAAAACGTGAAAATCTGTGCTTCCCACGCGGGCGTTACGCTCGGTGAAGACGGCGCGACCCACCAGATTCTGGAGGACTTGGGCATGATGCGCATGTTGCCCCACATGACCGTCATCAACCCCTGCGACTTCAACCAAACCAAAGCGGCCACCATCGCCATTGCCGATCATGAAGGTCCGGTGTATTTACGCTTCGGCCGGCCCGTGGTGCCCAACTTTACCCCCGCCGACCAGCAGTTTGAAATCGGTAAAGCCGTGATGCTCAACGAGGGAACTGATGTTAGCATTTTTGCCACCGGACACTTGGTTTGGAAAGCTATCCTGGCGGGTAAGCTTCTGGCCGAAAAAGGTATTGATGCCGAAATCATTAACATCCACACTATCAAGCCCCTGGATGCGGCCGCGATTCTGCAATCGGCGCGCAAAACGCGGTGCGTGGTGTCGGCGGAGGAGCACCAGATGAACGGTGGCCTCGGCGACAGCATAGCCCAACTGCTGGCCCGCGAAGAGCCGCTTCCCCTGGAAATGGTGGCCGTCAACGACTCTTTCGGTGAGAGCGGCACTCCCGATCAGCTCATGGAGAAATACGGGCTGATGGAAAACGACATCGTGGCGGCTGTAGAACGGGTTATGGCCCGCAAAAAATAG